A region from the Janthinobacterium agaricidamnosum genome encodes:
- the eutC gene encoding ethanolamine ammonia-lyase subunit EutC: MDEKTPWQTLRAHTAARIALGRRGVSVPTRAQLAFQLAHAQARDAVHLALDGEALARDLAAQGQACVQLHSAAATRADYLQRPDLGRRLDDASRARLDGGAKGVDLALVAADGLSALAIQRHAAPFLAALRERLALEAWTLSPVHIVAQGRVAIGDEVGELIKARAVLVLIGERPGLSSPDSLGLYLTWAPKAGLLDERRNCISNVRPEGLAYAPAAYRLHYLLSQAFSRQLSGVDLKDETVEEGAALAGARNFLLA, encoded by the coding sequence ATGGACGAGAAAACCCCGTGGCAAACGCTGCGCGCGCATACGGCGGCGCGCATCGCGCTGGGACGCCGCGGCGTGAGCGTGCCGACCCGTGCGCAGCTGGCATTCCAGCTGGCCCATGCGCAAGCGCGCGACGCCGTGCACCTGGCCCTCGATGGCGAAGCCCTGGCGCGCGACTTGGCCGCGCAGGGGCAAGCCTGCGTGCAGCTGCACAGCGCGGCCGCCACGCGCGCCGACTATCTGCAACGCCCCGACCTGGGGCGCCGGCTCGACGATGCTTCACGCGCGCGGCTGGATGGTGGCGCCAAGGGCGTGGATCTGGCGCTGGTGGCGGCCGACGGCCTGTCGGCGCTGGCGATACAACGCCACGCGGCGCCGTTCCTGGCCGCTTTGCGCGAACGGCTGGCGCTGGAAGCGTGGACGCTGTCGCCCGTGCACATTGTGGCGCAGGGGCGGGTGGCTATCGGCGACGAGGTAGGGGAATTGATAAAAGCGCGGGCCGTGCTGGTGCTGATCGGCGAGCGGCCGGGCTTGAGTTCCCCGGACAGCCTGGGCCTGTACCTGACGTGGGCGCCCAAGGCAGGTTTGCTGGACGAGCGCCGCAACTGCATCTCGAACGTGCGCCCCGAGGGGCTGGCGTATGCGCCAGCCGCGTACCGGCTGCACTACCTGCTGTCGCAGGCGTTCAGCCGGCAGTTGTCGGGCGTGGACTTGAAGGATGAAACGGTGGAAGAGGGCGCGGCCCTGGCGGGCGCGCGCAATTTCCTGCTGGCGTGA
- a CDS encoding nitrite reductase (NAD(P)H) small subunit, which yields MPEQWKMICRLKDMPLAGARMVQRGLAWQDLPGVALFRAVDDTVYALLDTVPCLGGPLAHGVLMEKNLMGPKNSWIIELDSGRLVAPVQGMARLYAVRILDGRIYLDINELNIPASKAEQALAGSFAVLPHVQMA from the coding sequence ATGCCGGAACAATGGAAAATGATTTGCCGCCTGAAGGACATGCCGCTGGCGGGCGCGCGCATGGTGCAGCGGGGGCTGGCGTGGCAGGATTTGCCCGGCGTGGCGCTGTTTCGCGCGGTGGACGATACGGTCTACGCGCTGCTCGACACAGTGCCGTGCCTGGGCGGCCCGCTGGCGCATGGGGTGCTGATGGAGAAAAACCTGATGGGTCCGAAGAACAGCTGGATCATCGAGCTCGATTCGGGCCGCCTGGTGGCGCCCGTGCAGGGCATGGCGCGCCTGTACGCAGTGCGCATCCTGGACGGGCGCATCTACCTGGACATCAATGAACTCAATATCCCGGCCAGCAAGGCGGAGCAGGCGCTGGCGGGATCGTTCGCCGTGCTGCCGCATGTGCAGATGGCGTGA
- a CDS encoding 3-deoxy-7-phosphoheptulonate synthase — MNTPDIENINVTSFAPMPTPAELHAKLPLSESAFDTVSRGREALRNIIDRKDQRLFVVVGPCSIHDPVAGLDYARRLKALQEEVKDTMLLVMRVYFEKPRTTTGWKGYINDPYMDDSFKVNEGMEKARQFLLDVCELGLPTATEALDPISPQYLGDLIAWTAIGARTTESQTHREMSSGLSTPVGFKNGTDGDISIAVNAILSSAHPHSFLGINAEGNVAIVRTRGNAYGHVVLRGGDGRPNYDSVSIAIAEQALAKAKLPANLVVDCSHANSYKKPELQPLVMGDVVNQIRQGNRSLVGVMIESNIVGGNQKIPQDLSQLTYGCSVTDGCIDWDTTATMLRDAHAHLLNRPA, encoded by the coding sequence ATGAATACGCCAGACATCGAAAATATCAACGTCACCTCTTTCGCGCCCATGCCGACACCGGCCGAACTGCACGCCAAGCTGCCCCTGTCGGAAAGCGCCTTCGACACCGTCAGCCGCGGCCGCGAAGCGCTGCGCAACATCATCGACCGCAAGGACCAGCGCCTGTTCGTCGTCGTCGGTCCGTGCTCGATCCACGACCCCGTCGCCGGCCTCGATTACGCGCGCCGTCTGAAAGCGCTGCAAGAGGAAGTCAAGGATACGATGCTGCTGGTGATGCGCGTGTATTTCGAAAAACCGCGTACCACCACGGGCTGGAAGGGCTATATCAACGACCCGTACATGGACGATTCGTTCAAGGTCAACGAAGGCATGGAAAAGGCGCGCCAGTTCCTGCTCGACGTGTGCGAACTGGGCCTGCCCACCGCCACCGAAGCGCTGGACCCGATCTCGCCGCAATACCTGGGCGACTTGATCGCCTGGACCGCCATCGGCGCGCGCACGACGGAATCGCAGACGCACCGCGAAATGTCGTCGGGCCTGTCGACACCGGTCGGCTTCAAGAACGGCACCGATGGCGACATCAGCATCGCCGTCAACGCGATTTTGTCGTCGGCGCACCCGCACTCCTTCCTGGGCATCAACGCCGAAGGCAACGTCGCCATCGTGCGCACGCGCGGCAACGCCTATGGCCACGTGGTGCTGCGCGGCGGCGACGGCCGCCCGAACTACGATTCCGTCTCGATCGCCATCGCCGAACAGGCACTGGCCAAGGCCAAGCTGCCGGCCAACCTGGTGGTCGACTGCTCGCACGCGAACAGCTATAAAAAGCCGGAACTGCAGCCGCTGGTGATGGGCGACGTGGTCAACCAGATCCGCCAGGGCAACCGCTCGCTGGTGGGCGTGATGATCGAATCGAACATCGTCGGCGGCAACCAGAAGATCCCGCAAGACCTGTCGCAACTGACCTACGGCTGCTCCGTCACGGACGGCTGCATCGACTGGGATACGACGGCCACCATGCTGCGCGACGCGCATGCGCACCTGCTCAATCGCCCGGCGTAA
- the tsaD gene encoding tRNA (adenosine(37)-N6)-threonylcarbamoyltransferase complex transferase subunit TsaD — MIVLGVESSCDETGLALYDTQRGLLSHALYSQVAMHEQYGGVVPELASRDHIRRAIPLLEETLTKAGIGLSEIDAIAYTQGPGLAGALLVGSSVACSLGLAINKPVLGIHHLEGHLLSPLLASEPPEFPFIALLVSGGHTQLMRVDGVGQYTMLGETLDDAAGEAFDKSAKLLGLGYPGGPAISRLAEFGDPLAYKLPRPMLHSKDFNFSFSGLKTAVLTVVKNHEEKVIANICEQDKANIARGFVDAIVDVLTAKCVSALKHTGLKRLVIAGGVGANAQLRASLNAAAAKKRFKVYYPELEFCTDNGAMIAFAGAMRLQINPDAAKHDYSFNVRPRWPLDEIREV, encoded by the coding sequence ATGATTGTTCTTGGCGTCGAATCCTCCTGTGACGAAACCGGCCTGGCCTTGTACGACACGCAACGCGGCCTGCTGTCGCACGCCCTCTATTCGCAAGTCGCCATGCACGAGCAGTATGGCGGCGTGGTGCCGGAACTGGCGTCGCGCGACCATATCCGCCGCGCCATCCCGCTGCTCGAAGAGACCCTGACGAAGGCCGGCATCGGCCTGTCCGAAATCGACGCCATCGCCTACACGCAAGGCCCGGGGCTGGCCGGCGCGCTGCTGGTGGGATCGTCCGTCGCCTGCAGCCTGGGCCTGGCCATCAACAAGCCGGTGCTGGGCATCCACCACCTGGAAGGCCATTTGCTGTCGCCGCTGCTCGCGTCCGAGCCGCCGGAATTCCCCTTCATCGCCCTGCTGGTGTCGGGCGGCCACACCCAGCTGATGCGCGTCGATGGCGTGGGCCAGTACACGATGCTGGGCGAAACCCTCGACGATGCGGCCGGCGAGGCATTCGACAAGTCGGCCAAGCTGCTGGGACTCGGTTACCCGGGCGGTCCCGCCATTTCGCGCCTGGCCGAATTCGGCGACCCGCTGGCGTATAAACTGCCGCGCCCCATGCTGCATTCGAAGGATTTCAACTTCAGCTTTTCCGGCCTGAAGACGGCCGTGCTGACGGTGGTGAAAAACCATGAAGAAAAAGTCATCGCCAATATCTGCGAGCAGGACAAGGCGAACATCGCACGGGGCTTCGTCGACGCCATCGTCGACGTGCTGACGGCCAAGTGCGTATCGGCCCTCAAGCACACGGGCTTGAAGCGCCTGGTGATCGCCGGCGGCGTGGGCGCCAACGCGCAGCTGCGCGCCTCGCTCAATGCGGCCGCCGCCAAGAAGCGTTTTAAAGTGTATTACCCGGAGCTGGAATTCTGTACGGACAACGGCGCCATGATCGCCTTTGCCGGCGCCATGCGCCTGCAGATCAACCCCGACGCCGCCAAGCACGATTACTCGTTCAACGTGCGCCCGCGCTGGCCGCTCGACGAAATCCGCGAAGTCTGA